A genomic stretch from Anaerolinea thermophila UNI-1 includes:
- a CDS encoding helicase-associated domain-containing protein: protein MPLLMDVLSGRDLGFLKMVAQAWGIELHGDDRAAVLNQVIEGILQHEWRDEVLETLPERARQALQLLAQNGGRLSWAVFTRRFGEVRPFGPGKREKERPDLNPISPAEVLWYRAMIGRAFLQQPGEREPVEFAYIPDDLLDVLHPLTQPDEHPFGRPASPGEVEQPVVVNDDLLDDLCTYLAGLRAGIAEEELKKHLLRPMNTPFWQALLRSAGLLDPQGQPVAEPVRAFLEAPRGEALALLVSAWKSSESFNELRLMPGLICEGDWQNDALRARQKVLERLQSLPVGSWWSLAAFVRAFREEDPDFQRPAGDYDSWFIRRASDGVYLRGIASWDEVDGALIRFMLVEILYPLGVVDLAKHAHEDVVSAFRLSGWAESLLQGSAPQGLPAETGKLKVFSSGVMIAERTLSRAVRYQVARFCEWDELTQGEYRYRVTARSLERAAAQGLRPRMLVALLRKQVEKTALPPSLIQGLERWESAGTQASFQHATLLRVASPEVLTALKRSRAARFLGEELSPTVVLVRRGAEDKVREALVELGYFSALADDEQVP, encoded by the coding sequence ATGCCCCTGCTGATGGATGTGCTTAGCGGACGCGATTTGGGCTTCCTGAAAATGGTAGCCCAGGCATGGGGCATTGAACTGCATGGGGACGATCGTGCCGCAGTGTTAAATCAGGTGATTGAGGGCATTCTTCAGCATGAGTGGCGGGATGAGGTGCTGGAAACGCTCCCCGAACGCGCCCGGCAGGCGTTGCAGTTGCTGGCGCAAAACGGCGGACGGCTTTCCTGGGCTGTCTTCACCCGCCGCTTTGGGGAAGTACGTCCTTTCGGTCCCGGCAAGCGGGAGAAGGAACGCCCGGATCTCAATCCCATTTCCCCAGCCGAGGTGTTGTGGTACCGTGCCATGATTGGCAGGGCGTTTCTTCAGCAACCCGGCGAAAGAGAGCCGGTGGAATTTGCCTATATCCCCGATGACCTGCTGGATGTACTTCACCCGCTCACTCAGCCAGATGAGCATCCTTTTGGACGTCCAGCCTCTCCGGGGGAGGTGGAACAGCCTGTTGTGGTGAATGATGATCTTCTGGATGATTTATGTACTTATCTGGCAGGACTTCGCGCCGGAATTGCGGAAGAGGAGTTAAAGAAACATCTCCTGCGTCCGATGAATACCCCATTCTGGCAAGCCCTTCTCCGTTCTGCAGGCTTGCTCGACCCGCAGGGACAGCCTGTTGCCGAGCCGGTGCGTGCATTTCTGGAAGCCCCGCGCGGAGAGGCGCTTGCCCTGCTGGTTTCTGCCTGGAAATCTTCCGAATCCTTCAACGAACTGCGCCTGATGCCCGGACTTATCTGCGAAGGAGATTGGCAGAATGACGCTCTGCGCGCCCGTCAGAAAGTGCTGGAACGTCTGCAGTCTCTTCCTGTGGGAAGTTGGTGGAGTTTGGCGGCATTTGTGCGCGCTTTCCGCGAGGAAGACCCCGACTTTCAGCGTCCGGCGGGCGATTACGATTCCTGGTTTATCCGCCGGGCTTCTGATGGTGTGTACTTGCGTGGGATTGCCTCGTGGGATGAAGTGGACGGGGCGCTCATTCGCTTTATGCTGGTGGAGATCCTGTATCCTCTGGGTGTAGTGGACCTGGCAAAGCACGCCCATGAGGATGTGGTGAGTGCTTTTCGTCTCTCCGGATGGGCAGAAAGTTTGCTTCAGGGGAGCGCTCCGCAGGGATTGCCTGCCGAGACGGGCAAATTAAAGGTGTTCTCTTCCGGTGTGATGATTGCTGAACGTACGCTCTCGCGAGCCGTGCGCTATCAGGTTGCCCGTTTCTGCGAATGGGATGAGTTGACCCAGGGAGAATATCGCTACCGGGTCACCGCGCGCAGTCTGGAGCGCGCCGCGGCTCAGGGACTGCGTCCGCGCATGCTGGTTGCTCTGTTGCGCAAGCAGGTCGAGAAAACCGCGCTCCCTCCCTCCCTGATTCAAGGGTTGGAACGCTGGGAAAGTGCTGGCACGCAGGCAAGTTTTCAGCATGCTACACTTTTGCGGGTGGCTTCGCCTGAGGTGTTGACCGCCTTAAAACGCTCCCGCGCCGCCCGTTTTCTGGGGGAGGAACTTTCTCCCACTGTGGTACTGGTGCGGCGCGGGGCAGAAGATAAGGTGCGCGAGGCGCTGGTCGAGTTGGGTTACTTCTCCGCCTTAGCGGATGACGAGCAAGTTCCCTGA
- a CDS encoding diacylglycerol/lipid kinase family protein — translation MPRKRVRIIFNPIANFGRSWAIASSLRPLLTELGGAEWTGTVYPTHAVELARQAGEDGVETIIAMGGDGTVHEIVNGLMQLPPEKRPVLAIVPVGTGNDFAHSLGISSDPEIALRQAFSAPTHAVDIAHIRDNRGHEEYWVNSLGIGFDAVINIRSRRIPVFQGFLVYFLALLQAVLLDYTPYHAHFRTDQEEWEENLLMTILGNGRREGGGFQIAPRASVRDGAIDFCAVRTIPRMMMFYTVPYFLKGTQESLSYVRSGQLRRLELHSDRPLFIHTDGEIYAAYHSTVRNLTVEAVPSAIRVVAPALEG, via the coding sequence ATGCCCCGGAAACGGGTCAGAATCATTTTTAATCCCATTGCCAACTTTGGGCGTTCCTGGGCAATTGCCTCTTCCCTGCGCCCCTTGCTGACCGAACTGGGCGGCGCCGAGTGGACAGGAACGGTGTACCCTACCCATGCGGTGGAACTGGCGCGCCAGGCAGGTGAGGATGGCGTGGAGACGATCATTGCCATGGGGGGGGATGGTACGGTGCATGAAATTGTCAACGGGCTGATGCAACTCCCCCCCGAAAAACGCCCGGTGCTTGCTATTGTGCCGGTGGGCACCGGCAATGACTTTGCTCACAGCCTGGGAATTTCGTCCGACCCGGAGATTGCCCTGCGGCAGGCATTCTCCGCTCCCACCCATGCGGTGGATATTGCCCACATCCGCGATAATCGCGGGCATGAAGAGTACTGGGTGAACTCACTGGGAATCGGCTTTGATGCAGTGATTAACATCCGCTCGCGGCGCATCCCTGTGTTTCAGGGCTTTCTGGTGTATTTTCTGGCGCTTTTGCAAGCCGTCCTGCTGGATTACACCCCCTACCATGCGCATTTCCGTACTGATCAGGAAGAGTGGGAAGAGAATCTGTTAATGACCATTCTGGGCAACGGCAGGCGCGAAGGCGGAGGCTTCCAGATTGCCCCTCGTGCCAGTGTGCGCGACGGCGCCATTGATTTCTGTGCCGTGCGCACCATTCCCCGTATGATGATGTTTTACACGGTGCCCTATTTCCTCAAGGGAACTCAGGAAAGTCTTTCTTATGTCCGCTCGGGGCAGTTGCGCCGACTGGAATTGCACAGCGACCGTCCGCTTTTCATTCATACCGATGGGGAAATTTATGCCGCTTACCATTCTACAGTGCGGAATTTGACCGTTGAGGCGGTACCTTCGGCAATCCGCGTGGTAGCCCCGGCACTGGAGGGTTGA
- a CDS encoding FIST signal transduction protein codes for MTRIAVYGVGQGLDGRDAAMKATQKALDQLGALRPALGIVFASEEFDLGEVASGMAGLLGETPLWGMSTVRPLAGDREVPRSVVVALVAGGDLKAQAHFWNTFALDSTETARQVMRHFRSDLMLPQAVLLAADGVNGTLAPLCSMLADLPVAVGGGLASGGFSSGKTAVVGRGQAGHSALSTVTLGGRFRLGTGSGHGWRDTGLHATIGKTRDVWVQTIEDRPAVELYVQYFGHEPREWAYPPLNEVVRLYPLGIENNGNLLVRSPLRVEVDGSLRMSAVVPSGSVAHLMLGDPQACLESAEAAVRHALDEIGPARPLIALALVDLAWLQLFNMRSGQIVATIQDTLGSIPVIGGYSLGQIARPAINYAPMIYNQSVTILILASQE; via the coding sequence ATGACGAGAATTGCTGTGTATGGTGTAGGTCAGGGTTTGGATGGGCGCGATGCCGCCATGAAAGCCACGCAGAAAGCGCTGGATCAACTGGGGGCATTGCGTCCGGCGCTTGGAATCGTCTTTGCCTCTGAAGAGTTTGACCTCGGCGAAGTTGCCAGCGGCATGGCGGGGTTGCTGGGAGAAACGCCCTTGTGGGGAATGAGCACGGTGCGCCCGCTGGCTGGAGATCGCGAAGTGCCCCGTTCGGTGGTAGTAGCGCTGGTTGCGGGGGGTGACCTCAAAGCCCAGGCGCACTTCTGGAACACTTTTGCGCTTGATAGTACCGAAACTGCCCGACAGGTGATGCGCCATTTCCGCAGTGACCTGATGCTCCCCCAGGCGGTGCTTCTTGCCGCTGATGGTGTCAATGGCACACTGGCGCCGCTTTGTTCCATGCTGGCAGATTTGCCGGTTGCCGTAGGCGGAGGGTTGGCATCGGGTGGGTTTTCCTCTGGAAAAACGGCTGTGGTAGGGCGGGGACAGGCAGGGCACAGCGCGCTGTCCACGGTGACTCTGGGGGGACGCTTCCGCCTGGGGACGGGAAGTGGGCATGGCTGGCGTGATACCGGTTTGCACGCTACTATTGGCAAGACCCGCGATGTGTGGGTTCAAACCATCGAAGATCGTCCGGCGGTGGAACTGTACGTGCAATATTTTGGGCATGAGCCGCGTGAGTGGGCTTATCCCCCGCTTAATGAGGTGGTGCGCCTGTATCCCCTGGGCATCGAGAACAATGGCAATCTGCTGGTGCGTTCTCCACTTCGGGTGGAGGTGGATGGTAGCCTGCGCATGAGCGCCGTGGTGCCTTCGGGCAGTGTAGCCCATCTTATGCTGGGCGACCCGCAAGCCTGTCTTGAATCCGCTGAAGCAGCCGTGCGCCATGCGCTGGATGAAATTGGACCCGCGCGCCCGCTGATTGCCCTGGCGCTGGTGGACCTTGCCTGGTTGCAATTGTTCAATATGCGCTCCGGACAAATTGTGGCGACCATTCAGGATACCCTGGGGAGCATTCCCGTGATAGGGGGATATTCCCTCGGACAGATTGCCCGTCCGGCAATCAATTATGCCCCAATGATTTATAATCAGAGCGTGACCATCCTGATTCTGGCTTCACAGGAGTAG